From the genome of Miscanthus floridulus cultivar M001 chromosome 10, ASM1932011v1, whole genome shotgun sequence, one region includes:
- the LOC136487008 gene encoding E3 ubiquitin-protein ligase EL5-like, with product MAPPPEEEKPLPRPEPEPKPPKVPEPPKPKPAGPLPERDGDGDPAVVVATTSPPADLFCADTCSGACAYLPHCQPSPPPSSRGTTLHLRSSRLPTPLIALSASLLAVSAVLLLVLLIHRLVAQRRRRRRARDAALALAHHGEEGGGGHQVLAGAVAQEVGEEEAGGGGGVHHVWYIRTKGLDERDIAAIAAVVYDAKQRRGGGGGGTNGDDGDGDDGSCAVCLAEFRDGETLRLLPRCGHAFHRGCIDTWLRAHVNCPLCRAPVQVALAASANNPSAAPGAPAATPGARQERNLVGAVGGVQATEETARGGGVPDRAVRRAASMVALPRRAWPDVSMRAPASSSGREEDMTGLGKISRLLKFSDALEMAGIGVERSVSFGAGSCQRLPPRSGPSVAAGVSADETSQ from the coding sequence atggcgccgccgccggaggaggagaagCCGCTGCCGCGGCCAGAGCCAGAGCCAAAGCCGCCGAAGGTGCCGGAGCCGCCGAAGCCCAAGCCGGCGGGGCCGTTGCCTGagcgggacggggacggggaccccgccgtcgtcgtcgccaccACGTCCCCGCCGGCGGACCTCTTCTGCGCCGACACCTGCTCCGGCGCATGCGCTTACTTACCGCACTGCCAGCCGTCGCCCCCGCCGTCGTCGCGCGGGACCACCTTGCACCTGCGCTCGAGCCGGCTCCCCACCCCGCTCATCGCGCTCTCGGCGTCGCTCCTCGCCGTCTCCGCGGTCCTCCTGCTCGTGCTGCTCATCCACCGCCTCGTGGCGCAgcggcgcaggcggcggcgggcgcgggacgCGGCGCTGGCGCTGGCTCACCACGgcgaggagggaggagggggccACCAGGTGCTGGCTGGCGCGGTGGCGCaggaggtgggggaggaggaggccggcggcggcggcggcgtgcaccACGTGTGGTACATACGGACCAAGGGCCTCGACGAGCGCGACATCGCGGCCATCGCCGCGGTGGTGTACGACGCCAAGCAGCGCCGGGGCGGTGGCGGAGGGGGCACCAACGGCgacgacggggacggggacgacgGCAGCTGCGCGGTGTGCCTCGCGGAGTTCCGGGACGGCGAGACGCTGCGCCTGCTGCCGCGGTGCGGCCACGCGTTCCACCGCGGGTGCATCGACACCTGGCTCCGCGCCCACGTCAACTGCCCGCTCTGCCGCGCGCCCGTCCAGGTCGCCCTCGCCGCCTCCGCCAACAATCCTAGCGCCGCGCCGGGCGCGCCCGCCGCCACGCCGGGGGCCCGGCAGGAGAGGAATCTTGTTGGCGCCGTCGGTGGCGTTCAGGCGACAGAGGAGaccgcgcgcggcggcggcgtgccggACCGCGCCGTCAGGAGGGCCGCGTCCATGGTGGCGCTGCCGCGGCGGGCGTGGCCGGACGTCTCGATGCGGGCGCCGGCGTCGAGCAGCGGCCGCGAGGAGGACATGACGGGGCTCGGCAAGATCAGCCGGCTTCTCAAGTTCTCGGACGCGCTGGAGATGGCCGGAATCGGGGTCGAGCGGTCGGTCTCGTTTGGCGCCGGGAGCTGCCAGCGCTTGCCGCCAAGGTCGGGGCCCTCGGTCGCCGCAGGCGTCAGCGCTGACGAGACGTCGCAGTGA
- the LOC136485398 gene encoding probable L-type lectin-domain containing receptor kinase S.5 isoform X1, which translates to MAAFQLHNRPPPSAMPCRQSTVLLLFCFLLSCSHPISCTCFGSQQDPLSKLTVSGAFDQLPGYLFLTNMSTCRTNGEWVDCRGLGSYMTNNYPAFDLFQKGWFFVRQHILLVQQKHDDRPDEASFSVVFTMSIYQPNNEMKAANGASLVFAVEPLFDSWAIFAPPNWQVLGPSSSSNPSSSTDSAGGHLTAEIGTAQYNGTLVYLGDIIWVQIGIDPPPPVNSSVAAASKYSVWIDYDHVSHRMSVYVDAGEDTPKPANAIASKNLTISAQYALLGLFSSMGQLLQVHSWNSTVDGLPDFQDTTGVQDKTIILSSVLGSVAATTITTALVFLYLNSKYRRWKKEQDELTKIMQGIPGVPAHVDFTEIRKATRNFHETTKLGKGGFGAVYRCKLPPAAASSRSSRPGRRGAMDAAVKKFTREVEDHRCSDFIAEVSIINRLRHKNIVPVIGWSYNKGEALLIYEYMTNGSLDQHLFKNGSVQQQQQEDGDTSLRQWHTRYGIARDIATGLHYVHHEHEPMVLHRDIKASNIMLDSDFRARLGDFGIACTVAVNRSSVTGIAGTWGYIAPDYAMSYKATRQTDIYAFGVLILEIVTGKKNGDMVDIPPEDDEHITDWIWRLHGEGRLLDAVDGSVLVAAGGGGDQQDDRVADEARRLLLLGLACTDPNPLDRPSMAEVLQVITKVMPPPDVPPKKPAFVWPPRDWRSRNSVYSTALSDWDRDRDRDGSLASTAELAQVSMEQPSTTVAGGHASVRSRSTQTCLGGGGDYTEAQSRRSP; encoded by the exons ATGGCGGCCTTCCAGCTTCATAATAGGCCTCCTCCATCTGCTATGCCATGTCGTCAATCCACCGTCCTGCTCCTCTTCTGCTTTCTGCTGTCTTGTTCCCACCCCATATCCTGCACCTGCTTCGGCTCCCAACAGGATCCCCTCAGCAAACTTACCGTGAGCGGCGCCTTCGACCAACTGCCGGGCTACCTGTTCCTCACCAACATGAGTACCTGCAGAACAAACGGGGAGTGGGTGGATTGCCGTGGCCTAGGCTCCTACATGACGAACAACTATCCGGCTTTCGACCTGTTCCAGAAAGGTTGGTTCTTCGTCCGGCAACATATTCTTCTTGTCCAACAAAAGCACGATGATAGACCTGATGAAGCGTCCTTCAGCGTCGTCTTCACCATGAGCATCTACCAGCCAAACAACGAGATGAAGGCAGCAAATGGCGCCAGTCTGGTGTTCGCCGTTGAGCCTTTGTTCGACTCGTGGGCCATTTTCGCCCCACCCAATTGGCAGGTACTTGGCCCCTCCAGCTCCTCCAACCCCTCGTCATCCACCGATAGTGCTGGCGGCCACCTCACCGCTGAGATCGGTACAGCCCAATATAACGGGACGTTGGTGTATCTTGGCGACATAATCTGGGTACAAATTGGCATAGATCCGCCACCGCCAGTCAACTCTTCTGTGGCAGCGGCAAGCAAGTACAGCGTGTGGATCGACTATGATCATGTCAGCCACCGCATGTCAGTCTATGTCGACGCCGGTGAAGACACGCCAAAGCCTGCAAACGCGATAGCCAGCAAGAACCTCACCATCAGTGCGCAATACGCATTGCTAGGCCTTTTCTCCTCCATGGGGCAGCTCCTACAGGTTCACTCATGGAACTCCACGGTCGACGGGCTCCCCGATTTCCAGGACACAACTGGCGTACAAGACAAGACCATCATACTGTCCTCCGTCCTTGGATCGGTGGCTGCGACGACCATCACGACTGCCCTTGTGTTCTTGTACCTCAACTCCAAGTACAGGAGGTGGAAGAAAGAACAGGATGAGCTGACCAAGATCATGCAGGGTATCCCCGGGGTGCCAGCCCACGTTGACTTCACTGAGATAAGGAAGGCCACGAGGAACTTCCATGAGACgaccaagcttggcaagggaggGTTCGGAGCTGTGTACCGATGCAAGCTTCCTCCTGCTGCGGCTTCTTCTAGGAGTAGTAGGCCGGGGCGGCGAGGAGCCATGGACGCGGCAGTCAAGAAGTTCACGCGTGAAGTTGAGGACCACCGCTGTAGTGACTTCATCGCTGAGGTCAGCATCATCAACCGTCTGCGACACAAGAACATTGTCCCAGTTATTG GATGGTCCTACAACAAAGGTGAGGCACTCCTCATCTACGAGTACATGACCAACGGCAGCCTGGACCAGCATCTCTTCAAGAACGGCagcgtgcagcagcagcagcaagaagaCGGAGACACGTCTCTCCGGCAATGGCACACCCGCTACGGCATCGCCAGAGACATCGCCACAGGCCTGCACTACGTCCACCACGAGCATGAGCCCATGGTGCTGCACCGCGACATCAAGGCCAGCAACATCATGCTCGACTCCGACTTCCGTGCCCGGCTCGGCGACTTCGGCATCGCCTGCACGGTCGCTGTCAACAGGAGCTCCGTCACGGGCATCGCCGGCACGTGGGGCTACATAGCGCCGGACTACGCGATGAGCTACAAGGCCACGCGCCAGACTGACATCTATGCGTTCGGGGTGCTGATCCTCGAGATTGTTACAGGAAAGAAGAACGGGGACATGGTGGACATCCCACCTGAGGACGACGAACACATCACGGACTGGATCTGGCGTCTCCACGGGGAGGGGAGGCTGCTCGATGCCGTCGATGGCAGTGTACTTGTTgccgccggtggtggtggtgatcagCAGGACGACAGGGTCGCTGACGAGGCCAGACGTCTGCTGCTTCTTGGACTGGCGTGCACCGACCCTAACCCGTTGGATCGTCCCAGCATGGCTGAAGTGCTGCAGGTCATCACCAAGGTTATGCCGCCACCGGACGTGCCACCTAAGAAGCCAGCCTTCGTGTGGCCGCCGCGAGACTGGCGTTCACGCAACTCTGTCTACAGCACGGCCTTGAGTGACTGGGACCGGGACCGGGACCGGGACGGGAGCTTGgcaagcacggcggagctggCGCAGGTCAGCATGGAGCAGCCGTCGACAACCGTCGCTGGAGGACACGCCTCCGTTCGTAGCAGATCGACGCAGACTTGCTTGGGAGGGGGGGGAGACTACACGGAGGCACAGAGCAGACGCAGCCCATGA
- the LOC136485398 gene encoding probable L-type lectin-domain containing receptor kinase S.5 isoform X2, protein MSSIHRPAPLLLSAVLFPPHILHLLRLPTGSPQQTYRERRLRPTAGLPVPHQHEYLQNKRGVGGLPWPRLLHDEQLSGFRPVPESVVFTMSIYQPNNEMKAANGASLVFAVEPLFDSWAIFAPPNWQVLGPSSSSNPSSSTDSAGGHLTAEIGTAQYNGTLVYLGDIIWVQIGIDPPPPVNSSVAAASKYSVWIDYDHVSHRMSVYVDAGEDTPKPANAIASKNLTISAQYALLGLFSSMGQLLQVHSWNSTVDGLPDFQDTTGVQDKTIILSSVLGSVAATTITTALVFLYLNSKYRRWKKEQDELTKIMQGIPGVPAHVDFTEIRKATRNFHETTKLGKGGFGAVYRCKLPPAAASSRSSRPGRRGAMDAAVKKFTREVEDHRCSDFIAEVSIINRLRHKNIVPVIGWSYNKGEALLIYEYMTNGSLDQHLFKNGSVQQQQQEDGDTSLRQWHTRYGIARDIATGLHYVHHEHEPMVLHRDIKASNIMLDSDFRARLGDFGIACTVAVNRSSVTGIAGTWGYIAPDYAMSYKATRQTDIYAFGVLILEIVTGKKNGDMVDIPPEDDEHITDWIWRLHGEGRLLDAVDGSVLVAAGGGGDQQDDRVADEARRLLLLGLACTDPNPLDRPSMAEVLQVITKVMPPPDVPPKKPAFVWPPRDWRSRNSVYSTALSDWDRDRDRDGSLASTAELAQVSMEQPSTTVAGGHASVRSRSTQTCLGGGGDYTEAQSRRSP, encoded by the exons ATGTCGTCAATCCACCGTCCTGCTCCTCTTCTGCTTTCTGCTGTCTTGTTCCCACCCCATATCCTGCACCTGCTTCGGCTCCCAACAGGATCCCCTCAGCAAACTTACCGTGAGCGGCGCCTTCGACCAACTGCCGGGCTACCTGTTCCTCACCAACATGAGTACCTGCAGAACAAACGGGGAGTGGGTGGATTGCCGTGGCCTAGGCTCCTACATGACGAACAACTATCCGGCTTTCGACCTGTTCCAGAAAG CGTCGTCTTCACCATGAGCATCTACCAGCCAAACAACGAGATGAAGGCAGCAAATGGCGCCAGTCTGGTGTTCGCCGTTGAGCCTTTGTTCGACTCGTGGGCCATTTTCGCCCCACCCAATTGGCAGGTACTTGGCCCCTCCAGCTCCTCCAACCCCTCGTCATCCACCGATAGTGCTGGCGGCCACCTCACCGCTGAGATCGGTACAGCCCAATATAACGGGACGTTGGTGTATCTTGGCGACATAATCTGGGTACAAATTGGCATAGATCCGCCACCGCCAGTCAACTCTTCTGTGGCAGCGGCAAGCAAGTACAGCGTGTGGATCGACTATGATCATGTCAGCCACCGCATGTCAGTCTATGTCGACGCCGGTGAAGACACGCCAAAGCCTGCAAACGCGATAGCCAGCAAGAACCTCACCATCAGTGCGCAATACGCATTGCTAGGCCTTTTCTCCTCCATGGGGCAGCTCCTACAGGTTCACTCATGGAACTCCACGGTCGACGGGCTCCCCGATTTCCAGGACACAACTGGCGTACAAGACAAGACCATCATACTGTCCTCCGTCCTTGGATCGGTGGCTGCGACGACCATCACGACTGCCCTTGTGTTCTTGTACCTCAACTCCAAGTACAGGAGGTGGAAGAAAGAACAGGATGAGCTGACCAAGATCATGCAGGGTATCCCCGGGGTGCCAGCCCACGTTGACTTCACTGAGATAAGGAAGGCCACGAGGAACTTCCATGAGACgaccaagcttggcaagggaggGTTCGGAGCTGTGTACCGATGCAAGCTTCCTCCTGCTGCGGCTTCTTCTAGGAGTAGTAGGCCGGGGCGGCGAGGAGCCATGGACGCGGCAGTCAAGAAGTTCACGCGTGAAGTTGAGGACCACCGCTGTAGTGACTTCATCGCTGAGGTCAGCATCATCAACCGTCTGCGACACAAGAACATTGTCCCAGTTATTG GATGGTCCTACAACAAAGGTGAGGCACTCCTCATCTACGAGTACATGACCAACGGCAGCCTGGACCAGCATCTCTTCAAGAACGGCagcgtgcagcagcagcagcaagaagaCGGAGACACGTCTCTCCGGCAATGGCACACCCGCTACGGCATCGCCAGAGACATCGCCACAGGCCTGCACTACGTCCACCACGAGCATGAGCCCATGGTGCTGCACCGCGACATCAAGGCCAGCAACATCATGCTCGACTCCGACTTCCGTGCCCGGCTCGGCGACTTCGGCATCGCCTGCACGGTCGCTGTCAACAGGAGCTCCGTCACGGGCATCGCCGGCACGTGGGGCTACATAGCGCCGGACTACGCGATGAGCTACAAGGCCACGCGCCAGACTGACATCTATGCGTTCGGGGTGCTGATCCTCGAGATTGTTACAGGAAAGAAGAACGGGGACATGGTGGACATCCCACCTGAGGACGACGAACACATCACGGACTGGATCTGGCGTCTCCACGGGGAGGGGAGGCTGCTCGATGCCGTCGATGGCAGTGTACTTGTTgccgccggtggtggtggtgatcagCAGGACGACAGGGTCGCTGACGAGGCCAGACGTCTGCTGCTTCTTGGACTGGCGTGCACCGACCCTAACCCGTTGGATCGTCCCAGCATGGCTGAAGTGCTGCAGGTCATCACCAAGGTTATGCCGCCACCGGACGTGCCACCTAAGAAGCCAGCCTTCGTGTGGCCGCCGCGAGACTGGCGTTCACGCAACTCTGTCTACAGCACGGCCTTGAGTGACTGGGACCGGGACCGGGACCGGGACGGGAGCTTGgcaagcacggcggagctggCGCAGGTCAGCATGGAGCAGCCGTCGACAACCGTCGCTGGAGGACACGCCTCCGTTCGTAGCAGATCGACGCAGACTTGCTTGGGAGGGGGGGGAGACTACACGGAGGCACAGAGCAGACGCAGCCCATGA